Proteins from a genomic interval of Rhodothermales bacterium:
- a CDS encoding acylase, translated as MSIRRRWLYILIAFLIAYFMAHQIRSQGKVPSELAERADLYDVEIMRDEWGVPHILGETDADAAFGLAYAHAEDDFTTIQGSLVAARGRLASMLGSEGGPNDYMVALLRVEQITEEGYAAMDSATKALCDAYADGLNVYAAQHADEALRGIWPMTGRDVVAGFVHKTPLFFGLERVLATLFEEADLGADPPDSTEATGSNAFAVAPSRTADGRTYLAVNSHQPWTGPVAWYEAHLMSREGLNMLGGTFPGSPVILHGHNQHLGWAHTVNNPDVVDLYTLTVHPENPDLYLQDGEWVPFLKEQANIPVRLVGMLEWTFDRDLTWSAHGPVVRSDTGAVAVRFSGWGDAGQVAQWYAMNRATTMEEWQAAMSRQAIPVFNTVYADREGQIQYLYNARIPIREPGFDWSGRARGDSSVAIWQEYLPFEDLPRVVNPEVGFVQNANSTPFLATGTEADPSVLDFPTSAGIETHQTNRAMRALELFSADTDVTWEEFKAYKYDMRYAVESRAARLVRQLRFASPGDSLAREAVAVLAGWDLGTDPDNREAALAVGTLRPFLDQYGEAISTTALMTRLRETAAWLLEHHGTLTPTWAEVNRLRRGDVDLGLGGAPDVLHAVYGNRSEDGRLVGFQGDSYVLLAAFDQDGPVRSESINVFGSAISRPESPHYADQAELFVQRQLKETPFTEEEVRAAAVRTYRPGRDR; from the coding sequence ATGAGTATTCGCCGCCGGTGGCTGTACATCCTGATCGCGTTCCTGATTGCGTACTTCATGGCGCATCAGATTCGCAGTCAGGGAAAAGTGCCTTCAGAACTGGCCGAGCGCGCGGACCTGTATGACGTGGAAATCATGCGGGACGAATGGGGCGTACCGCACATCCTCGGAGAAACAGACGCCGACGCGGCGTTCGGACTGGCCTACGCGCACGCAGAGGACGACTTCACCACCATTCAGGGCTCCCTTGTGGCGGCGCGTGGCCGACTGGCGAGCATGCTGGGTTCTGAAGGCGGTCCGAATGACTACATGGTGGCCTTGCTTCGGGTTGAGCAGATCACCGAGGAGGGCTACGCTGCCATGGACTCGGCGACCAAGGCGCTGTGTGATGCCTATGCCGACGGGCTCAACGTGTACGCCGCCCAACATGCCGACGAAGCCTTGCGGGGGATCTGGCCGATGACGGGTAGGGATGTCGTGGCGGGCTTTGTGCACAAGACACCTCTTTTCTTCGGATTGGAACGTGTTCTCGCAACCCTGTTTGAGGAGGCCGACCTGGGGGCAGATCCGCCGGACTCCACCGAAGCGACCGGCTCCAACGCCTTTGCCGTCGCTCCTTCCCGCACCGCGGATGGTCGGACCTATCTGGCCGTGAACTCCCATCAGCCCTGGACAGGACCCGTTGCGTGGTACGAGGCTCACCTCATGAGTCGCGAAGGTCTGAACATGCTGGGAGGCACGTTTCCCGGGTCTCCCGTAATCCTTCACGGACACAACCAGCACCTGGGATGGGCCCACACGGTCAACAACCCGGATGTCGTGGATCTCTACACCCTCACGGTTCATCCCGAGAATCCGGACCTCTATCTGCAGGACGGCGAATGGGTGCCTTTCCTGAAAGAACAGGCCAACATCCCGGTTCGCCTGGTCGGCATGCTGGAGTGGACCTTCGATCGCGACCTGACCTGGTCTGCGCACGGGCCGGTGGTGCGGTCTGACACAGGCGCCGTCGCCGTTCGATTCAGCGGATGGGGCGATGCGGGACAGGTAGCCCAGTGGTACGCGATGAATCGGGCCACGACCATGGAGGAATGGCAAGCGGCTATGTCCCGCCAGGCCATCCCGGTATTCAACACGGTCTATGCAGACCGCGAGGGGCAAATACAGTATCTGTACAACGCTCGCATCCCCATCCGTGAACCGGGGTTTGACTGGTCCGGCAGGGCGCGTGGAGATTCAAGCGTGGCCATCTGGCAGGAGTATCTCCCTTTCGAGGATCTGCCGCGGGTCGTGAACCCGGAGGTGGGCTTTGTGCAGAATGCCAACAGCACGCCCTTCCTGGCCACCGGGACGGAAGCGGATCCGTCTGTGCTGGACTTCCCGACCTCGGCCGGCATTGAGACGCATCAGACCAACCGCGCCATGCGCGCGCTGGAGCTCTTCTCGGCGGACACGGACGTGACCTGGGAGGAGTTCAAGGCCTACAAGTACGACATGCGCTATGCCGTCGAGTCGCGCGCGGCGCGCCTTGTGCGGCAACTGCGCTTTGCGTCTCCGGGCGATTCGCTGGCCCGGGAGGCGGTAGCCGTGCTGGCGGGTTGGGACCTCGGCACCGATCCCGACAACCGGGAGGCCGCTCTGGCCGTTGGCACGCTGCGACCCTTCCTGGACCAGTACGGTGAGGCGATATCCACCACGGCGCTGATGACTCGGTTGCGGGAAACGGCTGCCTGGCTGCTCGAGCACCACGGCACGTTGACCCCCACGTGGGCGGAGGTAAACCGACTGCGTCGCGGTGACGTGGACCTTGGTCTTGGGGGTGCACCGGACGTGCTGCATGCGGTCTATGGCAACCGGTCCGAGGACGGGCGTCTTGTCGGCTTTCAGGGTGATTCGTACGTCCTTCTGGCCGCCTTCGACCAGGATGGACCCGTGCGCTCGGAGAGCATCAACGTGTTCGGCAGCGCCATTTCGAGGCCTGAGAGTCCGCACTATGCCGATCAGGCCGAGCTCTTTGTGCAGCGGCAGCTGAAAGAAACGCCGTTCACGGAGGAGGAGGTGAGGGCGGCGGCCGTGCGCACCTACCGGCCGGGCAGGGATCGATAG
- a CDS encoding Rieske 2Fe-2S domain-containing protein: MTLPLPDLDEKSLQVQPLARADTIPSSWYVHPGFHRFDQQHVLARGWQYVCAETQLTEPGQYVSEIIAGEPIVLVRDDQGRLRAWFNVCKHRGGPLVTDACGHTRMLQCKYHGWTYRLDGSLRGVPRFDRTELFDKRDFGLREARIVAWQGMVFVCLQEEPDVGFEDYVSGIAERIHPIRLSELRFEQRQVYDVACNWKVYVDNYLEGYHLPLVHPELCDVLDYRNYVTETYPSYSLQYSPLQEGENPYGSTEGEAFYYCLFPNFMLNILPGRVQVNSVVPVSHDRCQVIFDYYFREGTPQTVIDEDVSFSDKVQAEDVEICEFVQRGLASSAYDKGRFSADAEPGVYHFQSILKGAYKRAMERERGVPA, translated from the coding sequence GTGACCCTTCCGCTTCCGGATCTCGACGAAAAGTCGCTCCAGGTACAGCCCCTCGCCAGGGCAGACACCATTCCCAGCTCGTGGTACGTGCACCCTGGTTTTCACCGTTTTGACCAGCAGCACGTGCTGGCCCGCGGATGGCAATACGTGTGTGCAGAGACACAATTGACCGAGCCGGGCCAGTATGTATCCGAGATCATCGCGGGCGAGCCCATCGTTTTGGTGCGGGACGACCAGGGCAGGCTGAGGGCCTGGTTCAATGTGTGCAAACACCGGGGTGGACCGCTGGTTACCGATGCCTGTGGGCACACGCGCATGTTGCAGTGCAAGTACCACGGGTGGACGTATCGGCTGGACGGCTCCCTGCGCGGCGTGCCGCGATTCGACAGAACCGAGCTGTTCGACAAGCGGGACTTCGGCCTGCGGGAGGCCCGGATAGTGGCCTGGCAGGGCATGGTGTTCGTGTGCCTGCAGGAAGAGCCCGATGTCGGATTTGAGGATTACGTCAGCGGAATAGCGGAGCGCATCCATCCCATCCGACTTTCCGAACTCCGGTTTGAGCAGCGCCAGGTCTACGATGTGGCCTGCAACTGGAAGGTGTATGTGGACAACTATCTCGAGGGCTACCACCTCCCCCTGGTCCATCCGGAGCTCTGTGACGTGCTTGACTACCGCAACTACGTGACCGAGACCTATCCCTCTTACTCGTTGCAGTACAGCCCGTTACAGGAAGGCGAGAACCCGTACGGCAGCACAGAGGGGGAGGCCTTCTACTACTGCCTGTTTCCCAACTTCATGCTGAACATCCTGCCCGGGCGAGTGCAGGTGAACAGCGTGGTGCCGGTTTCTCACGATAGGTGCCAGGTCATCTTCGACTACTACTTCCGGGAGGGCACGCCGCAGACCGTGATTGACGAAGACGTGTCGTTCAGTGACAAGGTGCAGGCCGAAGACGTCGAGATCTGCGAGTTCGTACAGCGCGGGCTGGCCTCCAGCGCCTACGACAAGGGCCGCTTCTCGGCGGATGCGGAGCCTGGGGTCTACCACTTCCAAAGCATTCTGAAGGGGGCCTACAAGCGAGCGATGGAGCGGGAGCGCGGAGTGCCCGCGTAG
- a CDS encoding shikimate dehydrogenase translates to MQSPLYVLLGHPVAHSLSPAIHNTALAEIGLAGRYEAWDVSPQEVGSVLRDWRGSAVAGANVTVPHKQAVIPFLTELSPAASQIGAVNTIVVSGDQRIGHNTDFAGFLQPLTESHEKVLILGAGGSARAVLYALCQHTDARHVVVCSRKTQRSRLLIDSMDSMCVTASVAPWEKRTELAPLADLVVNTTPVGMAPHADSSPLEAVNWRAEQTVYDLIYTPRPTRLLTQAASCGATIIDGLAMLIGQADAAFRLWTGHAMPLPAVRHAVEAALSPSTK, encoded by the coding sequence ATGCAGTCTCCCCTCTATGTGCTGCTGGGGCACCCGGTGGCACATTCCCTGTCTCCGGCAATTCATAACACGGCACTGGCCGAAATCGGGCTGGCCGGGCGGTACGAAGCATGGGACGTGAGCCCGCAGGAAGTGGGGAGCGTGCTCCGGGATTGGCGCGGGAGTGCGGTGGCCGGTGCCAACGTCACGGTGCCGCACAAACAGGCTGTGATTCCGTTTCTGACCGAGCTCTCTCCAGCTGCGAGCCAGATCGGAGCTGTTAACACGATCGTTGTTTCCGGTGACCAGAGGATCGGACACAACACCGACTTTGCGGGCTTCCTTCAGCCCCTGACCGAGTCCCACGAGAAGGTCCTGATACTCGGTGCCGGAGGATCGGCCAGAGCTGTTCTTTACGCGCTCTGCCAGCACACGGATGCACGACATGTCGTGGTGTGTTCCCGCAAGACACAAAGATCAAGACTGCTCATTGACTCGATGGACTCCATGTGCGTTACTGCATCCGTTGCGCCCTGGGAAAAACGAACCGAGCTGGCACCGCTCGCGGATCTCGTGGTCAACACTACACCGGTGGGCATGGCGCCCCACGCGGACTCCAGCCCGCTGGAGGCTGTGAACTGGCGTGCCGAGCAAACGGTGTACGATCTGATCTATACCCCTCGACCCACTCGACTCTTGACGCAGGCCGCTTCATGCGGTGCCACCATCATTGATGGCCTGGCCATGCTGATTGGCCAGGCGGACGCGGCTTTCCGTCTCTGGACGGGACATGCGATGCCCCTGCCCGCGGTACGCCATGCAGTCGAGGCGGCTCTCAGTCCCTCAACGAAGTGA